One part of the Tenacibaculum sp. 190130A14a genome encodes these proteins:
- a CDS encoding type 1 glutamine amidotransferase domain-containing protein has translation MFKKYRVLKWIGVFIMLLLTITICFVLWLRNALPAREANLEKTEVKDLPYLSQNIIPNRGKILTVVTSTNIMGKSGKSTGYELTELARAYYVFEANGFEVDIASPKGGKAPVIIDDEDMGRYDFAFLNDKVAQQKANNTIPIKDIVSENYKAIYFVGGKGTMFDFPNNETIQTIVKEYYQSNKVIGAVCHGPSALVNVQLDNGRLLLENKKVSSFTNKEELLLISDAKEIFPFLLQDKLTIQGAKFEEGAMYLEKVSHDKNLITGQNPWSTWSLAEKMIEQLGYTLKPRVKTGEENAVTVLNSYYKNDKSKAKEQIERFLLQERKVVDRVLLAKHGIIAAMRGNIGDFINLLSLVDFAKKCEGKSIKI, from the coding sequence ATGTTTAAAAAGTATCGAGTTCTCAAATGGATAGGAGTTTTTATAATGCTATTATTAACAATTACCATTTGTTTTGTTTTATGGTTACGAAATGCGTTACCAGCAAGAGAAGCAAATTTAGAAAAGACAGAAGTAAAAGATTTACCATATCTATCACAAAATATTATTCCTAATAGAGGTAAAATTTTGACAGTAGTTACTAGTACTAACATTATGGGAAAGAGTGGGAAAAGTACGGGGTATGAATTGACTGAATTGGCACGTGCTTACTATGTTTTTGAAGCAAATGGCTTTGAAGTGGATATTGCTAGTCCTAAAGGAGGAAAAGCTCCAGTTATAATTGACGATGAAGATATGGGGAGATATGATTTTGCTTTTTTAAACGATAAAGTAGCACAGCAAAAAGCCAATAATACAATTCCTATAAAAGATATTGTCTCAGAAAATTATAAAGCTATTTATTTTGTAGGAGGGAAGGGGACTATGTTTGATTTTCCTAACAATGAAACAATACAAACTATTGTGAAAGAATATTATCAATCAAATAAAGTAATTGGGGCAGTTTGTCATGGTCCGTCAGCTTTGGTAAATGTTCAATTAGATAATGGTCGTTTATTATTAGAGAATAAAAAAGTAAGTAGTTTTACGAATAAAGAAGAGCTTCTTCTTATTTCAGATGCTAAGGAAATATTTCCCTTTTTACTCCAAGATAAGTTAACTATTCAAGGAGCCAAGTTTGAAGAAGGGGCAATGTATTTAGAAAAAGTGAGCCATGATAAGAATTTGATTACAGGGCAAAATCCTTGGTCTACATGGAGTTTGGCAGAGAAAATGATTGAACAGCTAGGGTATACTTTAAAACCAAGAGTTAAAACTGGAGAAGAAAATGCTGTCACGGTTTTAAATTCTTATTACAAGAATGATAAATCAAAAGCAAAAGAACAAATTGAAAGGTTTCTTTTGCAAGAACGAAAGGTTGTAGATAGGGTATTATTAGCAAAGCATGGAATTATTGCAGCAATGAGAGGAAATATAGGTGATTTTATTAATTTACTTAGTTTAGTAGATTTTGCTAAAAAATGTGAAGGTAAGAGTATTAAAATATAA
- a CDS encoding helix-turn-helix domain-containing protein, whose product MAFRIGKSVMLNFGDNLEPIFIFTGLSFLLLIGPILRWYVAGMTQINFKLPSYFFLELLPFLLVVIASFFAPEEGFNTNKKQVIFIFGSILIFIYLHFAFYIFLSYKTLRDNQKLNGNKTLTKAHKSIRSWLQMLLVGFILIWISYFLNIIEDSVPYIIGPIMYSLVVYYLSYKAFKLKVTDLNGNIFKPNDDRILFDKIVSLIHKDKLYLETTLSLASLSKLIGKSTQKTSEVINQYAKQNFNDFINYKRIQEAKELLKDENNKNFTIASIAFDVGFSSLSSFNSAFKKFEEITPSTYRKKVFS is encoded by the coding sequence ATGGCTTTCAGAATAGGTAAATCTGTAATGCTCAATTTCGGTGATAATTTAGAACCAATCTTTATTTTTACGGGATTATCTTTTTTATTATTGATTGGTCCTATTTTACGATGGTATGTTGCTGGAATGACTCAGATAAATTTTAAGCTTCCTAGTTACTTTTTTTTAGAATTATTGCCATTCCTACTTGTAGTAATTGCCAGTTTTTTTGCACCAGAGGAAGGCTTCAATACTAATAAAAAACAAGTGATTTTTATTTTTGGTAGTATTTTAATCTTTATCTATTTGCATTTTGCTTTTTATATATTTCTATCATACAAAACATTAAGGGATAACCAAAAATTGAATGGGAATAAGACGCTTACAAAAGCTCATAAATCGATACGTAGTTGGCTTCAAATGTTATTGGTAGGATTTATACTAATTTGGATTTCTTATTTTTTAAATATAATAGAAGATTCAGTTCCATATATCATTGGTCCTATCATGTATTCTTTGGTAGTATATTATTTAAGTTATAAAGCATTCAAATTGAAGGTTACTGATTTAAATGGTAATATATTTAAGCCTAATGATGATAGAATTTTGTTTGATAAAATAGTTAGTTTGATTCACAAGGATAAACTTTACTTAGAAACTACCTTATCATTAGCTAGTTTAAGTAAACTTATAGGAAAAAGTACACAGAAAACTTCCGAAGTGATTAATCAATATGCTAAGCAAAATTTTAATGATTTTATTAATTATAAAAGAATACAGGAAGCCAAAGAACTTCTTAAAGATGAAAATAATAAGAACTTTACTATAGCATCTATTGCTTTTGATGTAGGATTTAGTAGTTTATCTTCATTTAATAGCGCTTTTAAGAAGTTTGAAGAGATAACTCCATCAACTTATAGAAAGAAAGTTTTTTCATAA
- a CDS encoding serine hydrolase → MIRIVLILNLLFFSCVCNSQSLVDRKELYKKIDKYLTKGTENGFSGAVLVAQEGNIILNKGYGLANKELDLLNSPQTIFSTGSVTKQFTATAILKLVALGKLKLNDSLQLFFKELPKDKENITIHQLLTHSAGFLDVIGNGDFDHIPTSEFFKQLFDTELRYTPGTKHQYSNASYSILARIIEIVSELPYEHFLQEYLFKPAGMLQTGYLIPAWKSANLAQGYHKGITYWRSMVTRFKEDGKVSWVLKGNGGIQSTQEDMFKWYKALKSNKILDVKHTKLLITPYIQEQEGSDESHYAYGWAIFKSKRNTKMITHNGSNGIFFHEFMWLPKEDVVIIFSTNAYSREVEILWKLKEMLFNKSYTPKPIQNSPYTLVMKFIKSNSPKQIKELLTLIRDEFGTRFNNVNVLNKIGYTLLAGEQYRDWVVPLFEMNTQMFPKNANIWDSLGDGYTAMRDTENAIKAYQKALEIDPTISSSIESLGKLGINVKQQTKSPIKISNIIMESYLGIYQLSSGHSINITRKEDSLFIEFPGRTAMKLSPIVSNKFSIGNRNATLTFNKNETEKIISFTINEGGEEMIASKK, encoded by the coding sequence ATGATACGTATTGTTTTAATCTTAAACTTACTTTTCTTTTCATGTGTTTGTAACTCACAATCTTTGGTAGATAGAAAAGAATTGTATAAAAAAATAGATAAATATTTAACCAAAGGAACGGAGAATGGATTTTCTGGAGCAGTTTTAGTAGCTCAAGAAGGAAACATAATTTTAAACAAGGGGTATGGGTTAGCTAATAAGGAATTAGATCTTTTGAATAGCCCTCAAACGATTTTTTCAACAGGCTCTGTAACGAAGCAGTTTACAGCAACAGCGATTCTAAAATTAGTAGCGCTTGGTAAACTGAAATTAAATGATTCTTTGCAATTATTTTTTAAGGAATTACCAAAAGACAAAGAGAATATTACGATACACCAATTATTAACGCATTCGGCTGGATTTTTAGATGTAATAGGAAACGGTGATTTTGATCATATACCAACCTCTGAATTTTTTAAACAGCTGTTTGATACTGAACTGAGGTATACTCCAGGAACCAAGCACCAATATTCTAATGCTAGTTATAGTATTTTAGCTAGAATAATTGAAATTGTTTCTGAATTGCCCTATGAGCATTTTTTACAAGAATATCTGTTTAAACCAGCAGGTATGCTGCAAACCGGATATCTGATTCCTGCATGGAAATCTGCTAATTTAGCTCAAGGTTATCATAAAGGAATTACATATTGGAGGTCCATGGTTACACGTTTTAAGGAAGACGGAAAAGTATCTTGGGTTTTGAAGGGAAATGGAGGTATTCAATCTACGCAAGAAGATATGTTTAAATGGTACAAAGCCTTAAAATCAAATAAAATTCTTGATGTTAAACATACAAAACTTTTAATAACTCCTTATATACAAGAACAGGAGGGAAGTGATGAAAGTCACTATGCTTATGGCTGGGCGATTTTTAAATCAAAAAGGAACACAAAAATGATTACGCACAATGGATCCAATGGTATTTTCTTTCATGAGTTTATGTGGTTACCCAAGGAAGACGTTGTGATTATATTTTCTACTAATGCATATAGCCGAGAGGTAGAAATACTTTGGAAACTAAAAGAAATGCTTTTTAATAAGAGCTATACACCAAAACCAATACAAAATAGTCCATATACATTGGTAATGAAATTTATAAAAAGTAATAGTCCTAAACAAATTAAAGAACTGTTGACTCTCATAAGAGATGAATTTGGTACTCGTTTTAACAATGTTAATGTTTTGAACAAGATAGGGTATACGTTGTTAGCTGGAGAGCAGTATCGCGATTGGGTGGTGCCCTTATTTGAAATGAACACCCAAATGTTTCCTAAGAATGCCAATATTTGGGACTCTTTGGGAGATGGTTATACAGCAATGAGGGATACAGAGAATGCAATAAAAGCATATCAAAAAGCACTAGAAATTGATCCAACAATTTCAAGTTCCATAGAATCATTAGGAAAATTGGGCATAAATGTAAAGCAACAGACAAAGAGTCCAATTAAAATATCAAATATCATAATGGAGAGTTATTTAGGCATTTATCAATTATCTTCAGGACATTCTATAAATATTACAAGAAAAGAAGATAGTTTATTTATTGAGTTTCCAGGAAGAACAGCCATGAAGTTATCTCCAATAGTATCGAATAAGTTTAGTATTGGTAATAGAAATGCTACTTTGACTTTTAATAAAAATGAAACTGAAAAGATTATAAGCTTTACAATTAATGAAGGAGGAGAGGAAATGATTGCTTCAAAGAAATAA
- a CDS encoding BlaI/MecI/CopY family transcriptional regulator, with protein sequence MDELTKAEKQIMQYVWKLDKAFLKDIVEQFPEPKPAYTTISTVVRVLVKKGFLNFNTYGKVREYYPSISKESYFKKHFSNVIGSFFSGSKSKFALFFTENEDFDLSELEEIKGIIEEKIETLKENND encoded by the coding sequence ATGGATGAATTAACAAAAGCCGAAAAACAAATAATGCAATACGTCTGGAAATTAGATAAAGCATTTCTTAAAGATATTGTAGAGCAATTTCCTGAACCCAAACCTGCATATACAACTATATCAACCGTAGTACGTGTTTTAGTAAAAAAAGGTTTTTTAAATTTTAACACCTATGGCAAGGTGCGTGAATATTACCCTTCAATTTCAAAAGAATCTTATTTCAAAAAGCATTTTAGTAATGTCATAGGGAGCTTCTTTAGTGGTTCTAAAAGTAAATTTGCATTATTCTTTACAGAAAATGAAGATTTTGATTTATCAGAATTGGAGGAGATAAAAGGTATTATTGAAGAAAAAATAGAAACATTAAAAGAAAATAATGACTAA
- a CDS encoding sigma-70 family RNA polymerase sigma factor — protein sequence MQNQPNQTFEELIEINKGKIYRICKIYAVNPIEPEDLFQEVVYQIWKSFTNFKGKSSINTWIYKVALNVCMRSRERLKRRNDKTVRLDSIQFVTKQNTTNPDQDEKYKALQSCISLLKPVDKSIIILSLEGLPYKEIAKVTELSENHIAVKMKRIRKQLLNCITSKIK from the coding sequence ATGCAAAATCAACCAAATCAAACTTTTGAAGAGCTTATTGAAATAAATAAAGGAAAGATTTATAGAATCTGTAAAATCTATGCAGTAAACCCTATAGAGCCAGAAGATTTATTTCAAGAAGTAGTTTATCAAATATGGAAATCATTTACCAACTTTAAAGGAAAATCTAGTATAAATACTTGGATTTATAAGGTTGCATTGAATGTTTGTATGCGTTCAAGAGAAAGGCTTAAGAGAAGAAACGATAAAACCGTTAGGCTAGATTCAATTCAATTTGTAACAAAACAAAATACAACTAACCCAGATCAGGATGAAAAGTACAAAGCCTTACAAAGTTGTATATCATTATTAAAACCAGTAGATAAATCGATCATAATACTTTCTTTAGAAGGTTTGCCTTATAAAGAAATTGCAAAGGTAACCGAACTATCAGAGAATCATATAGCAGTTAAAATGAAACGGATACGAAAACAGCTACTGAATTGTATAACTTCTAAAATAAAATAA